A window from Bordetella petrii encodes these proteins:
- a CDS encoding GNAT family N-acetyltransferase → MPDIQHHEQQGRFDTQVDGQLCVLDYQLRDGMMIIQHTGVPPAVEGRGIAAQLTRAALDTARQRGWRVRPVCSYAAAYIKRHPEYQDLAA, encoded by the coding sequence ATGCCAGACATTCAGCATCACGAACAGCAAGGCCGTTTCGACACCCAGGTCGACGGCCAGCTCTGCGTTCTCGATTACCAATTGCGCGACGGCATGATGATCATCCAGCACACCGGCGTTCCGCCGGCCGTAGAAGGCCGCGGCATCGCCGCCCAGCTGACGCGCGCGGCGCTGGACACGGCCCGGCAGCGCGGCTGGCGCGTGCGGCCGGTCTGCTCTTACGCAGCGGCCTACATCAAGCGCCATCCCGAATATCAGGATCTGGCCGCCTGA
- a CDS encoding MFS transporter, with the protein MRSTCPSSLAVAAPAAGAAFFPLLALAIGCVMAMLDVTVVNVALPSIGAQLSTPLSGLVWIVDGYTLAFAALLLAAGALSDRYGAKPVYLAGLALFTLASLLCGAAPDSGLLVAARLLQGLGAALFMPSSLSLLMHAYQAPEVRGRMLAAWSAIITVAATAGPLAGGMLINEFGWRSIFLINLPLGLAGLWLAHAHLASPAARPRPLNLASHVLGIGMLGLASYALIQGNVHGWTAPRIVAAGLCAVACGAALLARERRHAHPIVPRALSRTPGYLATNTYGFLISFSVYGLIFLLSLYVQQALGADALQAGLQLLPVFGVFSIGNLAAGRLAARWGARATMLAGAAVGALAGIATAMLYTPDSPYLLLVVLLAIGNLATGAAIPAMTALALQIGGAAHANSAAAALNANRQAGALVGVAAIGSVLHALPDWHASLPVAMALIAAAYAANVVIAARYLRHGTGQESPAS; encoded by the coding sequence ATGCGCAGTACCTGCCCTTCTTCCCTGGCCGTGGCCGCGCCCGCCGCCGGCGCCGCCTTTTTTCCCTTGCTGGCGCTGGCCATCGGCTGTGTCATGGCCATGCTGGATGTCACCGTGGTCAACGTGGCCCTGCCCAGCATCGGCGCCCAGCTCAGCACGCCGCTCAGCGGCCTGGTGTGGATCGTCGACGGCTATACGCTGGCCTTCGCCGCCCTGCTGCTGGCGGCCGGCGCGCTGTCCGACCGCTATGGGGCCAAGCCCGTATACCTAGCGGGCCTGGCGCTGTTCACGCTGGCCTCGCTGCTGTGCGGCGCCGCGCCCGACAGCGGCCTGCTGGTCGCCGCCCGCCTGCTGCAGGGCCTGGGCGCCGCCTTGTTCATGCCCAGTTCGCTCAGCCTGCTGATGCATGCCTACCAGGCGCCAGAGGTGCGCGGCCGGATGCTGGCAGCCTGGTCCGCCATCATCACCGTGGCAGCCACCGCGGGGCCGCTGGCGGGCGGCATGCTGATCAACGAATTCGGCTGGCGCAGCATTTTCCTGATCAACCTGCCGCTGGGGCTGGCGGGGCTGTGGCTGGCGCACGCCCACCTGGCCTCGCCCGCGGCGCGGCCGCGGCCGCTGAACCTGGCCAGCCACGTGCTGGGCATCGGCATGCTGGGCCTGGCCAGCTACGCGCTGATCCAGGGCAACGTCCATGGCTGGACAGCGCCGCGCATCGTGGCGGCCGGCCTGTGTGCCGTGGCCTGCGGCGCGGCGCTGCTGGCGCGCGAAAGGCGCCATGCCCATCCCATCGTGCCGCGCGCCCTGTCGCGCACGCCGGGCTACCTTGCCACCAATACATACGGCTTCCTGATCAGCTTCTCGGTATACGGCCTGATCTTCCTGCTCAGCCTGTATGTGCAGCAGGCCCTGGGAGCCGACGCCTTGCAGGCCGGCCTGCAATTGCTGCCCGTGTTCGGCGTGTTCTCGATCGGCAACCTGGCTGCCGGCAGGCTGGCCGCACGCTGGGGCGCGCGCGCCACCATGCTGGCAGGCGCCGCCGTCGGGGCGCTGGCCGGTATCGCCACCGCCATGCTGTACACGCCCGACTCGCCATACCTGCTGCTGGTCGTCCTGCTGGCCATCGGCAACCTAGCCACCGGCGCCGCCATTCCGGCCATGACGGCGCTGGCCCTGCAGATCGGCGGCGCCGCACACGCCAACAGCGCGGCGGCGGCCTTGAACGCCAATCGCCAGGCAGGCGCCCTGGTAGGCGTGGCGGCCATCGGCAGCGTGCTGCATGCCCTGCCCGACTGGCATGCCAGCCTGCCGGTCGCCATGGCGCTCATCGCGGCGGCCTATGCAGCCAACGTCGTGATCGCGGCACGCTACTTGCGGCATGGCACTGGCCAGGAAAGCCCGGCGTCTTAA
- a CDS encoding LysR family transcriptional regulator, with protein MNWDDARVFLAIYRVGTLRGAAAVLQVDQATAGRRLAAIEASLQARLFLRTPGGYVPTAAGELAFTAAERMEQAADQLQRQMQGLDTRLSGVVRVATSDTLGRHYLLEAFKRVQAEHPAIRVVLSTSTQITNLTRREADIAVRNVRPDNPDLIYRHLARREMGLYASAAYVQAHGEPRPGTAFAGHRLVAYQRTAIPSRFDAFCGEPTRNGQVVLEVNSGLMMLEAVARGLGIGELPVMMAGTYPALVRLWPQRAESYDLWLVLHGDLSRSARVRAIADAIVQVFEEDDERGLSGTSSG; from the coding sequence ATGAACTGGGATGACGCGCGCGTTTTCCTGGCCATCTACCGGGTCGGCACCCTGCGCGGGGCGGCCGCGGTGCTGCAGGTCGACCAGGCCACGGCGGGCCGACGCCTGGCGGCCATCGAGGCATCGCTGCAGGCACGGCTGTTCCTGCGCACGCCGGGCGGATACGTGCCCACGGCGGCGGGCGAACTGGCTTTCACGGCCGCCGAGCGCATGGAGCAGGCGGCCGATCAGCTGCAGCGCCAGATGCAGGGCCTGGACACGCGCCTGTCGGGAGTGGTGCGGGTAGCCACGTCGGACACCCTGGGACGCCACTATCTGCTGGAAGCCTTCAAGCGGGTGCAGGCCGAGCACCCGGCCATCCGGGTGGTGCTGTCGACCTCTACGCAGATCACCAACCTGACCCGCCGCGAGGCCGACATCGCCGTGCGCAATGTGCGGCCCGACAACCCCGACCTGATCTACCGCCACCTGGCGCGCCGCGAGATGGGGCTGTATGCGTCGGCGGCTTATGTGCAGGCTCATGGCGAACCCCGGCCGGGCACGGCCTTCGCCGGGCACCGGCTGGTGGCTTACCAGCGCACCGCGATCCCCAGCCGGTTCGATGCGTTCTGCGGCGAACCCACGCGCAACGGCCAGGTGGTGCTGGAGGTGAATTCGGGCCTGATGATGCTGGAAGCCGTGGCCCGGGGGCTGGGCATCGGCGAACTGCCCGTGATGATGGCCGGCACGTATCCGGCCCTGGTGCGCCTATGGCCGCAACGCGCCGAATCGTATGACCTGTGGCTGGTGCTGCATGGCGACCTCAGCCGCAGCGCGCGCGTGCGCGCCATCGCCGACGCTATTGTGCAGGTGTTCGAAGAAGACGATGAGCGGGGGCTCAGCGGTACATCATCAGGATGA
- a CDS encoding glutamate-5-semialdehyde dehydrogenase, translating into MPATDIDTAMLALGENARRASRAMMRATGAAKNQALHAMAEALRDKRAELQAANAQDVDAARANGLEAALLDRLTLSDKAIDRMAEGLLQVAALPDPIGSTTASALRPNGMRVAQMRVPLGVIGIIYESRPNVTIDAAALCLKSGNATILRGGSEALHSNVALGRIVQAGLQAAALPAEAVQVVGTTDRAAVGKLITMTEHIDVIVPRGGKGLIARLASEARVPLIKHLDGNCHVYIDAAADPQKAHSIAFNAKTYRYGICGAMETLLIDAGVAVSILPRLAAAFSAHGVELRGCPRTLDIVPSATPASDEDWGTEYLAPILAVRIVDSLDQAIEHIARWGSGHTDAIVTEDLSAAQRFQREVDSASVYVNLPTCFADGFEYGLGAEIGISTNRLHARGPVGLEGLTTLKWVLNGDGQTRG; encoded by the coding sequence ATGCCCGCTACCGACATCGACACCGCCATGCTGGCCCTGGGCGAAAATGCCCGCCGCGCTTCGCGCGCCATGATGCGCGCCACCGGCGCCGCCAAGAACCAGGCCCTGCACGCCATGGCCGAAGCGCTGCGCGACAAGCGCGCCGAACTCCAGGCCGCCAATGCGCAGGATGTCGACGCCGCGCGCGCCAACGGCCTCGAAGCGGCCCTGCTCGACCGCCTGACGCTGTCCGACAAGGCCATCGACCGCATGGCCGAAGGCCTGCTCCAGGTGGCCGCGCTGCCCGACCCCATCGGCAGCACCACCGCCAGCGCCCTGCGCCCCAACGGCATGCGCGTGGCGCAAATGCGCGTCCCGCTCGGCGTCATCGGCATCATCTACGAATCGCGCCCCAACGTCACCATCGACGCGGCGGCGCTGTGCCTGAAATCCGGCAACGCCACCATCCTGCGCGGCGGCAGCGAAGCGCTGCATTCCAATGTGGCGCTGGGCCGCATCGTGCAGGCCGGCCTGCAGGCGGCCGCGCTGCCGGCCGAAGCCGTGCAGGTCGTCGGCACCACCGACCGCGCCGCGGTCGGCAAGCTGATCACCATGACCGAACACATCGACGTCATCGTGCCGCGCGGCGGCAAGGGCCTGATCGCCCGCCTGGCCAGCGAAGCGCGCGTGCCGCTCATCAAGCACCTGGACGGCAACTGCCACGTCTACATCGACGCGGCGGCCGACCCCCAAAAAGCGCATTCCATCGCCTTCAACGCCAAGACCTACCGCTACGGCATCTGCGGCGCCATGGAAACCCTGCTGATCGACGCCGGCGTGGCCGTGTCCATCCTGCCGCGCCTGGCGGCGGCCTTCAGCGCGCATGGCGTCGAGCTGCGCGGCTGCCCGCGCACGCTCGACATCGTGCCGTCCGCCACGCCCGCCAGCGACGAAGACTGGGGCACCGAATACCTGGCGCCCATCCTGGCGGTGCGCATCGTCGATTCGCTCGACCAGGCCATCGAACACATCGCGCGCTGGGGCTCGGGCCATACCGACGCCATCGTCACCGAAGACCTCTCGGCCGCGCAGCGGTTCCAGCGCGAGGTCGATTCCGCCTCGGTCTACGTCAACCTGCCCACCTGCTTCGCCGACGGCTTCGAGTACGGCCTGGGCGCCGAAATCGGCATTTCCACCAATCGGCTGCATGCGCGCGGTCCGGTCGGCCTCGAAGGCCTCACCACCCTGAAATGGGTGCTCAACGGAGACGGCCAGACCCGCGGCTGA
- the holA gene encoding DNA polymerase III subunit delta has translation MAQALDADRLADHLQRAGQRLAPLYTVSGDEPLLVTEAVDALRAAAREAGYTDRTSMVMDARSDWSAVAAATQSVSLFGDRRVLEIKLPTGKPGKTGGDTLMRLAEQAARQPDPDTLVLVALPRLDKTTRDAKWAQALAQGGIMVDLPTIERGRLPAWIGSRLARQNQRADNATLQWMADKVEGNLLAAHQEILKLGLLYPEGQLAAEDVERAVLNVARYDVFGLRDAMLAGDAPRTVRMLAGLRAEGEALPLVLWAVGDEIRLLARVAEARASGQDAGATMRRLRIFGAHERLALQALGRVPARAWPAAVQHAHEVDRLIKGLSVPGRLADPWEEMARLALRVAAAGRS, from the coding sequence ATGGCACAGGCGCTCGATGCCGACCGGCTGGCCGACCACCTGCAGCGCGCGGGCCAGCGCCTGGCGCCGCTGTACACGGTGTCGGGCGATGAACCCCTGCTCGTCACCGAGGCCGTCGACGCCTTGCGCGCCGCGGCGCGCGAGGCCGGCTACACCGACCGCACCAGCATGGTCATGGACGCCCGCAGCGACTGGAGCGCCGTCGCCGCCGCCACGCAAAGCGTGTCGCTGTTCGGCGACCGCCGGGTGCTGGAAATCAAGCTGCCCACCGGCAAGCCCGGCAAAACCGGCGGCGACACCCTGATGCGGCTGGCCGAGCAGGCCGCGCGGCAGCCCGACCCCGACACGCTGGTCTTGGTGGCCCTGCCCCGCCTCGACAAAACCACCCGCGACGCCAAATGGGCGCAGGCCCTGGCGCAGGGCGGCATCATGGTCGACCTGCCCACCATCGAACGCGGCCGCCTGCCGGCCTGGATCGGCTCCCGCCTGGCGCGGCAAAACCAGCGCGCCGACAACGCCACCCTGCAATGGATGGCCGACAAGGTCGAAGGCAACCTGCTGGCCGCCCACCAGGAAATCCTGAAGCTGGGCCTGCTCTATCCAGAAGGCCAGCTGGCGGCCGAAGACGTCGAACGCGCCGTGCTCAACGTGGCCCGCTACGATGTCTTCGGCCTGCGCGACGCCATGCTGGCCGGCGACGCGCCGCGCACGGTGCGCATGCTGGCCGGCCTGCGCGCCGAAGGCGAGGCGCTGCCGCTGGTGCTGTGGGCCGTCGGCGACGAAATCCGCCTGCTGGCGCGCGTGGCCGAGGCCCGCGCCAGCGGCCAGGATGCCGGGGCCACCATGCGCCGGCTGCGCATTTTCGGCGCCCACGAACGCCTGGCGCTGCAGGCCCTGGGGCGCGTGCCCGCGCGCGCCTGGCCAGCGGCCGTGCAACATGCCCACGAGGTCGACCGCCTCATCAAGGGGCTGTCGGTGCCCGGCCGCCTGGCCGACCCCTGGGAAGAAATGGCCCGCCTGGCCCTGCGCGTGGCGGCCGCCGGCCGCTCATGA
- the lptE gene encoding LPS assembly lipoprotein LptE, whose amino-acid sequence MQIAPQRPQRFPARWLLRAASLAAVMLLAACGFAMRGVTPLPFDTLYVGIADNSRFGADVRRALRAASPNTRLVDQPDQAQAILQQVRNQRTLREVSLNAQGRVEEYELGINFTFRLITNKGVAILPDTTLSVYREMPYDDQVVQAKQGQIESLYLSMQQSLVSRLLRRLTAADVRNAAEAAARGESDPDAPVFDPNAPPSDAGPETWQTPGSPGTGAW is encoded by the coding sequence ATGCAGATTGCCCCGCAACGTCCGCAACGCTTCCCTGCCCGCTGGCTGCTGCGCGCCGCCAGCCTGGCGGCCGTCATGCTGCTGGCGGCGTGCGGTTTCGCAATGCGCGGCGTCACCCCGCTGCCCTTCGACACCCTGTACGTCGGCATTGCCGACAACAGCCGGTTCGGCGCCGACGTCCGGCGGGCGCTGCGCGCCGCCTCGCCCAACACGCGCCTGGTCGACCAGCCCGACCAGGCGCAGGCCATCCTGCAGCAGGTACGCAACCAGCGCACGCTGCGCGAGGTCTCGCTGAATGCGCAGGGCCGGGTCGAAGAATACGAACTGGGCATCAACTTCACCTTCCGCCTGATCACCAACAAGGGCGTGGCCATCCTGCCCGACACCACTCTGTCGGTCTACCGCGAAATGCCCTACGACGATCAGGTCGTGCAGGCCAAGCAGGGCCAGATCGAAAGCCTGTACCTGTCGATGCAGCAATCGCTGGTCAGCCGCCTGCTGCGCCGCCTCACCGCGGCCGACGTGCGCAACGCCGCCGAAGCCGCTGCGCGCGGCGAAAGCGATCCCGACGCGCCCGTCTTCGACCCCAACGCGCCGCCATCCGATGCCGGGCCCGAAACCTGGCAAACGCCCGGCTCGCCCGGCACCGGCGCCTGGTAA
- the leuS gene encoding leucine--tRNA ligase, with amino-acid sequence MQERYSPTAVEAAAQQDWQARDAYRVTEHAKNADGTEKPKFYACSMLPYPSGKLHMGHVRNYTINDMMARQLRMRGYNVLMPMGWDAFGMPAENAAIKSKVPPAKWTYDNIAYMKKQMQAMGLAIDWSREMCACDPKYYKWNQWLFLKMLEKGIAYRKTQTVNWDPVDQTVLANEQVIDGRGWRSGAPVEKREIPGYYLRITDYADELLDQVRSGLPGWPERVRIMQENWIGKSEGLRFAFPHTIAGADGQLIQDGRLYVFTTRADTIMGVTFCAVAPEHPLAAHAAASNPALADFIEQCKLGGTTEAEIATREKAGMRTGLTVTHPLTGAQVEVWVGNYVLMSYGDGAVMGVPAHDERDFAFARKYQLPIRQVVALEGKTYSTDAWQEWYGDKQSGRTVNSGKYDGLSYAEAVDAIAADLAAQGLGEKQTTWRLRDWGISRQRYWGTPIPIIHCPECGPVPVPEQDLPVVLPDDLIPDGSGNPLAKNEAFLSCRCPSCGKPARRETDTMDTFVDSSWYFMRYTSPGNDQAMVDARNDYWMPMDQYIGGIEHAVLHLLYARFWTRVMRDLGLLNFSEPFTKLLCQGMVLNHIYSRKNAQGGIEYFWPEEVENLYDAKGAITGARLKSDGSDVNYGGVGTMSKSKNNGVDPQALIDTLGADTARLFVMFASPPEQTLEWSDSGVEGANRFLRRLWSHCHAQHEAVARGLAAGADWAQAPAPVKDLRREVYGLLKQADYDYQRIQYNTVVSGCMKMLNALDDAKLPEGAHADAARAETLGVLLRVLYPVVPHVTWLLWRDLGYTHALGDLLDAPWPHVDEAALVADEIELMLQVNGKLRGAIRVAAKASKADIEQIAAAQEEVARFLEGRPPKRVIVVPGKLVNVVG; translated from the coding sequence ATGCAGGAACGCTACAGTCCCACCGCCGTCGAAGCCGCCGCCCAACAAGACTGGCAGGCCCGCGACGCCTATCGCGTCACCGAACACGCCAAGAACGCCGACGGCACCGAAAAGCCCAAGTTCTATGCCTGCTCGATGCTGCCCTATCCCAGCGGCAAGCTGCACATGGGCCACGTGCGCAACTACACCATCAACGACATGATGGCCCGGCAGCTGCGCATGCGCGGCTACAACGTGCTCATGCCCATGGGCTGGGACGCCTTCGGCATGCCGGCCGAGAACGCCGCCATCAAGTCCAAGGTGCCCCCGGCCAAATGGACCTACGACAACATCGCCTACATGAAGAAGCAGATGCAGGCGATGGGGCTGGCCATCGACTGGTCGCGCGAAATGTGCGCCTGCGATCCCAAATATTACAAATGGAACCAATGGCTGTTCCTGAAGATGCTTGAAAAGGGCATCGCCTACCGCAAAACCCAGACTGTCAACTGGGATCCGGTCGACCAGACCGTGCTGGCCAACGAACAGGTCATCGACGGGCGCGGCTGGCGCTCGGGCGCCCCGGTCGAAAAGCGCGAAATCCCCGGCTACTACCTGCGCATCACCGACTACGCCGACGAACTCCTCGATCAGGTCCGCTCGGGCCTGCCCGGCTGGCCCGAGCGCGTGCGCATCATGCAGGAAAACTGGATCGGCAAGTCCGAGGGCCTGCGCTTCGCGTTCCCGCATACCATCGCCGGCGCCGACGGCCAGCTCATCCAGGACGGCAGGCTGTACGTCTTCACCACGCGCGCCGACACCATCATGGGGGTCACCTTCTGCGCCGTGGCGCCCGAACACCCGCTGGCCGCGCACGCCGCCGCCTCCAACCCCGCGCTGGCCGACTTCATCGAACAGTGCAAGCTGGGCGGCACCACCGAAGCCGAGATCGCCACCCGCGAAAAGGCCGGCATGCGCACCGGCCTGACGGTCACGCATCCGCTTACCGGCGCCCAGGTCGAAGTCTGGGTCGGCAACTACGTGCTCATGAGCTACGGCGACGGCGCCGTCATGGGCGTGCCCGCGCACGACGAGCGCGACTTCGCCTTCGCCCGGAAATACCAGTTGCCCATCCGGCAGGTGGTGGCCCTGGAAGGCAAAACCTATTCCACTGACGCCTGGCAGGAATGGTACGGCGACAAGCAAAGCGGCCGCACCGTCAATTCCGGCAAATACGACGGCCTGTCGTACGCCGAGGCCGTCGACGCCATTGCGGCCGACCTGGCCGCGCAGGGCCTGGGCGAAAAGCAGACCACCTGGCGCCTGCGCGACTGGGGCATCTCGCGCCAGCGCTACTGGGGCACGCCCATCCCCATCATCCACTGCCCCGAGTGCGGCCCCGTGCCCGTGCCCGAGCAAGACCTGCCGGTCGTGCTGCCCGACGACCTGATCCCCGACGGCAGCGGCAACCCGCTGGCCAAGAACGAAGCCTTCCTGTCCTGCCGCTGCCCCAGCTGCGGCAAGCCCGCGCGGCGCGAAACCGACACGATGGACACCTTCGTCGATTCGTCGTGGTACTTCATGCGTTACACCTCGCCCGGCAACGACCAGGCCATGGTCGATGCCCGCAACGATTACTGGATGCCCATGGACCAGTACATCGGCGGCATCGAGCATGCCGTGCTGCACCTGCTGTACGCGCGCTTCTGGACGCGCGTCATGCGCGACCTGGGCCTGCTGAATTTCAGCGAGCCCTTCACCAAGCTGCTGTGCCAGGGCATGGTGCTCAACCATATCTATTCGCGCAAGAACGCGCAGGGCGGCATCGAATACTTCTGGCCCGAAGAAGTCGAGAACCTCTACGACGCCAAGGGCGCCATCACCGGCGCCCGCCTGAAAAGCGACGGCTCCGACGTCAACTACGGCGGCGTGGGCACCATGTCCAAGTCCAAGAACAACGGGGTCGATCCGCAGGCGCTCATCGATACGCTGGGCGCCGACACCGCGCGCCTGTTCGTCATGTTCGCCAGCCCGCCCGAGCAAACGCTCGAATGGTCCGACTCCGGCGTCGAAGGCGCCAACCGGTTCCTGCGCCGCCTGTGGTCGCACTGCCATGCGCAGCACGAAGCGGTGGCGCGCGGCCTGGCGGCCGGCGCCGACTGGGCCCAGGCCCCCGCGCCGGTCAAAGACCTGCGCCGCGAAGTCTATGGCCTGCTCAAGCAGGCCGACTACGACTACCAGCGCATCCAGTACAACACGGTGGTGTCGGGCTGCATGAAAATGCTCAACGCCCTCGACGACGCCAAGCTGCCCGAAGGCGCCCACGCCGACGCCGCGCGCGCCGAAACACTGGGCGTGCTGCTGCGCGTGCTGTACCCCGTGGTGCCGCACGTCACCTGGCTGCTGTGGCGCGACCTGGGCTACACCCACGCGCTGGGCGACCTGCTCGACGCCCCGTGGCCGCACGTCGACGAGGCCGCGCTGGTGGCCGACGAAATCGAGCTCATGCTGCAGGTCAACGGCAAGCTGCGCGGCGCGATCCGCGTGGCCGCCAAAGCGTCCAAGGCCGACATCGAGCAGATCGCCGCGGCCCAGGAAGAAGTCGCCCGTTTCCTTGAAGGCCGTCCGCCCAAGCGCGTCATCGTCGTGCCGGGCAAGCTGGTCAACGTCGTAGGCTAA
- a CDS encoding MFS transporter — MSHDSPRHDSAAPALTTPIILLMSAATGLIVASNYYMQPLLHTIGEQFGLSETAAGGIVTTAQLSYAAGLLLLVPLGDMIERRALITAMTALGAVGLLLSAFSNSLAMLLAGTAITGFLSVVAQVLVPFAATLASPQQRGKAVGTVMSGLLLGILLARTFAGMLAGLGSWRTVYWVAAVLVLAMAGALWRVLPRYKTTVDLHYAGLLASIFHLYTREPLFRGRSVLGALIFASFSMLWTPLTFLLANPPYSYSDGAIGLFGLAGAAGAIAANRYGRLSDRGLGNLATRAGLALLLGSWGLLALGEHSLTALLAGILVLDMAIQGVHVTNQSTIYRLRPDARSRLTAGYMTSYFIGGAAGSLASAALYTHAGWLGVAAGGAAVSAAALAYAVWAPAARIPEIPPTPARA; from the coding sequence ATGTCCCACGATTCTCCGCGCCACGACTCAGCCGCTCCCGCCCTCACCACTCCCATCATCCTGCTGATGTCGGCGGCCACCGGCCTGATCGTCGCCAGCAATTACTACATGCAGCCGCTGCTGCACACCATCGGCGAACAGTTCGGCCTGTCCGAAACGGCCGCCGGCGGCATCGTCACCACCGCGCAGCTGTCGTACGCCGCCGGCCTGCTGCTGCTGGTGCCGCTGGGCGACATGATCGAGCGGCGCGCCCTGATTACGGCCATGACGGCGCTGGGCGCGGTGGGGCTGCTGCTGTCGGCGTTTTCCAACAGCCTGGCGATGCTGCTGGCCGGCACGGCCATTACCGGCTTCCTGTCCGTCGTGGCGCAGGTGCTGGTGCCGTTCGCGGCCACGCTGGCCTCGCCCCAGCAGCGCGGCAAGGCCGTCGGCACGGTCATGAGCGGCCTGCTGCTGGGCATCCTGCTGGCGCGCACCTTCGCCGGCATGCTGGCCGGCCTGGGCAGCTGGCGCACGGTCTACTGGGTGGCGGCCGTGCTCGTGCTGGCCATGGCGGGCGCCCTGTGGCGCGTGCTGCCGCGCTACAAGACCACCGTCGACCTGCACTACGCCGGGCTGCTGGCCTCGATTTTCCATTTGTACACGCGCGAACCGCTGTTCCGCGGGCGTTCGGTGCTGGGCGCGCTGATCTTCGCCTCGTTCAGCATGCTGTGGACGCCGCTGACCTTCCTGCTGGCCAACCCGCCCTATTCTTATAGCGACGGCGCCATCGGCCTGTTCGGCCTGGCCGGCGCCGCCGGCGCCATTGCCGCCAACCGCTATGGCCGGCTCAGCGACCGCGGCCTGGGCAACCTGGCCACCCGCGCCGGCCTGGCCCTGCTGCTCGGCTCGTGGGGTCTGCTGGCGCTGGGCGAGCATTCGCTGACCGCCCTGCTCGCCGGCATCCTGGTGCTCGACATGGCGATCCAGGGCGTGCATGTCACCAACCAGAGCACCATCTACCGGCTGCGGCCCGATGCGCGCAGCCGCCTCACCGCCGGTTACATGACTTCGTACTTCATCGGCGGGGCGGCGGGTTCGCTGGCGTCGGCGGCCCTGTACACGCACGCCGGCTGGCTGGGCGTGGCGGCCGGCGGGGCCGCGGTCAGCGCGGCGGCGCTGGCCTACGCCGTCTGGGCGCCGGCGGCGCGCATCCCCGAAATCCCGCCCACGCCTGCCCGGGCGTAG
- a CDS encoding MarR family winged helix-turn-helix transcriptional regulator has protein sequence MRDHVDFVLSQWHEQCPGLDVSGMAVFSRLFRLHTLAAREVDAGFRKHGLHQGEFDVLATLYRSGPPHALSPQALVNALLLSSGAMTNRLDRLEQAGLLAREPNPDDRRGVMASLTPQGLRTIKAALGDYLDELGQLLAPLPAADRRQLATLLRRLLAAHDHHSPGAIGAGKA, from the coding sequence ATGCGCGACCACGTCGATTTCGTACTCTCGCAGTGGCACGAACAATGCCCCGGCCTGGATGTCTCGGGCATGGCCGTGTTCAGCCGCCTGTTCCGCCTGCATACCCTTGCCGCCCGCGAGGTCGATGCCGGCTTCCGCAAGCACGGCCTGCACCAGGGCGAATTCGACGTGCTGGCCACGCTGTATCGCTCCGGCCCCCCGCACGCCCTCAGCCCGCAGGCGCTGGTCAACGCCCTGCTGCTGTCGTCGGGCGCCATGACCAACCGCCTCGACCGCCTCGAGCAGGCCGGCCTGCTGGCGCGCGAACCCAACCCCGACGACCGGCGCGGCGTCATGGCCTCGCTGACCCCGCAGGGGCTGCGCACCATCAAGGCCGCGCTGGGCGACTACCTGGACGAACTCGGCCAGTTGCTGGCGCCGCTGCCGGCCGCCGACCGCAGGCAGCTGGCCACGCTGTTGCGCCGCCTGCTGGCCGCCCACGACCACCACTCGCCGGGCGCCATAGGCGCGGGCAAAGCCTGA
- a CDS encoding HU family DNA-binding protein → MATKAKAPAKKVSKTAAKAPAKKATAAKPAVKKTAAAAPRAIKQALNKSQLIAHLVEQTGVEAKSVKAVLAGLEGAVLGSVDKKGAGEFSLPGLFKVTVQKVPAKAKRFGKDPFTGEERWFPAKPASVKVKVRPLKKLKDAAQ, encoded by the coding sequence ATGGCTACCAAAGCAAAAGCTCCTGCCAAGAAAGTCAGCAAGACCGCCGCCAAGGCTCCGGCCAAGAAGGCAACCGCCGCCAAGCCCGCCGTGAAGAAAACGGCTGCCGCTGCTCCCCGCGCTATCAAGCAAGCGCTGAACAAGTCGCAACTGATCGCCCACCTGGTTGAACAGACCGGCGTGGAAGCCAAATCGGTCAAGGCCGTGCTGGCCGGCCTGGAAGGCGCCGTGCTCGGTTCGGTCGACAAGAAGGGCGCCGGCGAATTCTCGCTGCCGGGCCTGTTCAAGGTCACCGTGCAAAAGGTTCCCGCCAAGGCCAAGCGCTTCGGCAAAGACCCGTTCACCGGCGAAGAGCGCTGGTTCCCGGCCAAGCCCGCTTCGGTCAAGGTCAAGGTCCGCCCGCTCAAGAAACTGAAAGACGCCGCCCAATAA